Proteins encoded by one window of Emticicia oligotrophica DSM 17448:
- a CDS encoding cell division ATP-binding protein FtsE has product MDSVISLQHAYIYQREQLILSDVNFNIQKGEFVYLIGRTGSGKSSLLQTLYADLWLEKGTGLIGGYELHALKRSEIPYLRRKIGIVFQDFQLLSDRNIEKNLHFYLKAMGWKDKNEMNDRIKEVLTLVNLPHILEKMPHQLSGGEQQRVGIARALLNRPDIILADEPTGNLDPEMSVEILKLFLAINEKANTAVLMATHDFELIERFPHRTLYCDKGQVRDLSESI; this is encoded by the coding sequence ATGGATTCAGTCATATCGCTTCAGCACGCATACATCTACCAAAGAGAACAACTGATACTTTCAGATGTTAATTTCAACATACAAAAAGGTGAATTTGTGTACCTAATCGGTCGGACTGGGAGTGGTAAATCTTCACTATTACAAACCTTATATGCCGATTTATGGCTTGAAAAAGGTACTGGCCTCATTGGTGGATATGAATTACACGCGTTGAAACGTTCTGAAATCCCTTATCTAAGAAGAAAAATTGGCATAGTTTTTCAAGATTTTCAATTATTAAGCGATAGAAATATTGAAAAAAACTTACATTTTTATTTGAAAGCAATGGGCTGGAAGGATAAAAATGAAATGAATGACAGAATTAAAGAGGTTCTTACTTTAGTAAATCTCCCTCATATTCTTGAGAAAATGCCCCACCAACTTTCTGGTGGAGAACAACAGAGAGTGGGAATTGCAAGAGCATTACTGAATCGCCCAGATATAATTTTAGCCGATGAACCAACGGGGAATCTTGACCCAGAAATGTCTGTTGAAATTCTTAAACTCTTCCTGGCTATCAATGAAAAAGCTAATACTGCGGTATTAATGGCTACACACGATTTCGAACTAATCGAACGCTTTCCTCATCGCACACTTTACTGCGATAAAGGCCAAGTCAGGGATCTCTCTGAAAGTATTTAA
- the pyrH gene encoding UMP kinase, which translates to MSELKYKRILLKLSGEALNGGDKSQIINSDILSQYAQEIKAVVDAGCQVAIVIGGGNIFRGASQNSGIDREQGDYMGMIATVINGMAIQSALEKTGLSTRLMSAIKMEQVAEPFIRRRAIRHLEKGRVVILGAGTGNPYFSTDSGGALRANELGVSVLLKGTSVDGVYSADPRKDATATRYTQIGYDEAISKNLKVMDLTAFALCKENKMPIIVFDMNVAGNLMKVVQGEDVGTLVGD; encoded by the coding sequence ATGTCTGAATTAAAGTACAAACGAATTCTCCTGAAACTAAGCGGCGAAGCCCTCAATGGTGGCGATAAAAGCCAAATTATTAACTCTGATATTCTTTCGCAATATGCCCAAGAAATTAAGGCTGTAGTTGATGCAGGTTGCCAAGTAGCAATCGTCATCGGTGGTGGCAATATTTTCCGTGGAGCTAGCCAAAATTCAGGTATCGACCGTGAACAAGGCGACTACATGGGTATGATTGCTACTGTAATTAACGGAATGGCCATTCAAAGTGCCTTGGAAAAAACAGGCCTCAGTACTCGACTCATGTCGGCAATTAAGATGGAACAAGTGGCTGAGCCATTTATTCGTCGTAGAGCCATTCGTCACTTAGAGAAAGGCCGCGTGGTTATCTTAGGTGCTGGTACTGGAAATCCGTATTTCTCTACCGATTCAGGTGGAGCTCTCCGTGCCAACGAATTAGGCGTAAGTGTATTATTAAAAGGTACTAGTGTAGATGGCGTTTACTCAGCCGACCCACGCAAAGACGCAACGGCCACTCGTTATACACAAATCGGATACGATGAGGCAATTAGCAAAAACCTTAAAGTTATGGACCTTACTGCGTTTGCACTTTGCAAAGAAAACAAAATGCCAATCATTGTGTTTGACATGAATGTAGCTGGCAATTTGATGAAAGTAGTACAAGGTGAAGATGTGGGAACTTTAGTAGGAGATTAA
- a CDS encoding CPBP family intramembrane glutamic endopeptidase encodes MKLSDSRENPAVSSLLIIIGLFLIGFLVVGSIVQILVMLAVGASLTDLMESAGDFSKLPNAWLGMILGQGLGSFIGFVGSAWLYWRIIEKKTWQALNFEKIPALPVFGMVVMIQMAFMGFNGWLQEINQAIVFPESLKGLEAILKGMEDKLAETTKFFTDFKSFGQFILAFLVIAVIAGVGEELIFRGLIMRKLLLGTRNHHVAIWVAAFIFAVIHFQFYGIIPRMMLGVLFGYFYYWTGNILVPIFAHIFNNGFAVTVMYLHNLGIVKTDLESMDDVPTSIIAFSLIATIGLMFLLKNYTSNRPSADNNQI; translated from the coding sequence ATGAAACTTTCTGATTCGCGTGAAAACCCCGCAGTTTCCTCTTTACTAATAATTATTGGCCTTTTTTTGATAGGTTTTCTTGTCGTCGGAAGTATTGTACAAATACTAGTGATGTTGGCCGTCGGTGCTTCATTGACAGATTTGATGGAGAGTGCTGGCGATTTTTCTAAACTTCCGAATGCTTGGCTTGGAATGATTTTAGGTCAAGGTTTGGGTTCGTTTATTGGTTTTGTAGGTTCTGCTTGGTTGTATTGGCGAATTATCGAAAAGAAAACTTGGCAAGCACTTAATTTTGAGAAAATACCTGCTCTTCCTGTGTTTGGAATGGTTGTGATGATTCAAATGGCCTTCATGGGTTTCAATGGTTGGCTGCAAGAAATTAATCAGGCAATTGTTTTTCCAGAATCTTTGAAAGGCTTAGAGGCAATACTAAAAGGTATGGAAGATAAATTGGCTGAAACAACTAAGTTTTTCACTGATTTTAAATCGTTTGGGCAATTTATATTAGCATTTTTGGTTATTGCCGTGATAGCAGGAGTAGGAGAGGAGTTAATTTTTAGAGGTTTAATTATGCGAAAACTGCTTTTAGGAACACGAAATCACCATGTGGCTATTTGGGTAGCAGCTTTCATTTTTGCCGTGATTCACTTTCAGTTTTATGGAATTATACCTCGTATGATGTTGGGCGTGTTGTTTGGCTATTTTTACTATTGGACAGGAAACATTCTCGTTCCAATTTTCGCCCATATTTTCAATAATGGTTTTGCTGTTACGGTCATGTATTTACATAATTTAGGAATTGTAAAAACCGACCTTGAAAGCATGGATGATGTACCAACTTCAATTATTGCTTTTTCTTTAATTGCAACTATTGGCCTAATGTTTTTGTTGAAGAATTACACAAGTAATCGACCGTCGGCAGACAATAATCAAATTTAG
- the fsa gene encoding fructose-6-phosphate aldolase yields the protein MKFFIDTASLKEIQEAQDLGILDGVTTNPSLMAKEGIAGKDNVMRHYKAICEIVDGDVSAEVISTTYNEMIAEGEELAEIDEQIVVKIPMIKDGIKAIKYFTERGIKTNCTLVFSAGQALLAAKAGATYVSPFVGRLDDISTDGMNLIEDIRLIYDNYGFETQILAASVRHPMHILQCAKIGSDVMTGPLSAIMALLNHPLTDSGLAKFLADHAKANAK from the coding sequence ATGAAATTTTTTATTGACACAGCCTCTCTCAAAGAAATTCAAGAAGCTCAAGACCTCGGTATTCTTGATGGCGTAACAACAAACCCTTCATTAATGGCAAAAGAAGGTATAGCAGGAAAAGATAACGTGATGCGTCATTACAAAGCAATCTGCGAGATTGTTGACGGTGATGTAAGTGCAGAAGTTATTTCGACTACCTACAATGAAATGATTGCTGAAGGTGAAGAATTAGCTGAAATTGATGAGCAAATCGTGGTAAAAATACCGATGATTAAAGACGGTATTAAAGCTATCAAATATTTTACGGAAAGAGGAATCAAAACCAACTGTACTTTAGTATTCTCTGCTGGACAAGCCCTATTAGCAGCTAAAGCTGGAGCAACATATGTTTCTCCATTTGTTGGTCGTTTAGATGATATCTCTACCGATGGCATGAATCTAATCGAAGATATTCGCTTGATTTATGACAACTACGGTTTCGAAACCCAAATTTTGGCAGCATCAGTGCGTCACCCGATGCATATCTTACAATGTGCAAAAATTGGTTCTGACGTAATGACAGGCCCTCTTTCTGCAATTATGGCTTTATTAAACCACCCATTGACAGATAGTGGCTTAGCTAAATTCTTAGCTGACCATGCAAAGGCAAACGCTAAATAA
- a CDS encoding DMT family transporter, whose amino-acid sequence MNKNTFTNPENKSLIAWLLLSILAMMWGSSFIIIKKSLDAFTPIQIGTIRILAAGIVFLPWIISSRKQYPKEKTKYFLASGLLGYFLPAFLFAFAGSRINSSLSGTLNSATPIFVLIVGAIFFQQFIRSWQVAGLILGFIGSVVLVLSSSKDGLSISQLNPYALLVILASLMYGFNVNIVGKHLSEINAVLLSGWTLFSMAILSAIILFSSDFVSRINADTLNPLLMLLLLGAINSGLAAIIFNYILQISSPVFASSVTYLIPVVATMMGFIDGESISFLHYFGMTIILVGVYLINKK is encoded by the coding sequence GTGAATAAAAACACTTTTACCAATCCAGAAAATAAATCACTTATTGCATGGCTACTTTTAAGTATTTTAGCCATGATGTGGGGCTCATCGTTTATTATTATCAAAAAAAGCCTCGATGCTTTTACTCCTATTCAAATAGGTACTATCAGAATTTTAGCGGCAGGAATCGTTTTTTTACCTTGGATAATTTCATCGAGAAAACAATATCCTAAAGAAAAAACAAAATACTTTTTAGCTTCAGGATTACTGGGATATTTCCTACCCGCATTTTTATTCGCTTTTGCAGGAAGTAGAATAAATAGCTCATTATCAGGCACATTAAACTCTGCAACACCTATTTTTGTACTTATAGTTGGAGCTATTTTTTTCCAACAATTCATTCGTAGTTGGCAAGTTGCAGGTCTAATACTCGGTTTTATTGGCAGTGTGGTGTTGGTGCTTTCTTCAAGTAAAGATGGCCTTTCTATTAGCCAACTCAATCCTTACGCCCTACTTGTTATTTTGGCATCTTTGATGTATGGATTCAATGTAAATATTGTAGGGAAGCATTTAAGCGAAATCAATGCCGTATTGCTCAGTGGTTGGACTCTCTTCTCAATGGCAATACTTTCTGCAATTATCCTTTTTTCATCTGATTTTGTTTCAAGAATCAATGCCGATACACTCAATCCATTATTAATGTTACTTTTATTAGGAGCTATAAATTCGGGTTTAGCAGCTATTATTTTTAATTATATCTTGCAAATTTCTTCACCTGTATTTGCTTCATCTGTTACCTACCTCATACCTGTGGTGGCTACAATGATGGGCTTTATTGATGGAGAATCTATATCATTTTTGCATTATTTTGGTATGACAATCATTTTGGTTGGTGTATATTTGATTAATAAAAAATAA
- the ggt gene encoding gamma-glutamyltransferase: protein MNKNLALITLLFVSLIFSCTNKPTQTTNGVSSERKDLFVLFEEDPSQKTFFSDRKGVIGKNGMVASAHPDASKVGVEIMKMGGNAVDAAVATHFALAVVFPFAGNLGGGGFAVIRDKNGKAYTLDFREKAPLKAHRDMYLDAKGDVIQGLSLLGHLASGVPGSVDGMVEIHKKFGKLSWEKVIQPAIDLAENGVVLTEREALGLNNNKAAFRKVNGENTPYFMHPENRDWVKGEILIQKDLAKTLRLIQQKGRNGFYDGEVADLLVKEMQKGGGIISHEDLKKYHSAWREPIVADYKNNYKIITMPPSSSGGVALVQLLRLVEQYPLRKWGFNSDSTVQVMIEAERRVYADRAKWMGDMDFIKVPMKELMSREYLKKRWSDFNFAKATDSKSIDGGKIPGYESNETTHYSVVDKDGNAVSITTTLNGGYGSKVVVAGAGFLMNNEMDDFSIKAGVPNMFGLLGNKANEIQPEKRMLSSMTPTIVEKDGKFLMAVGTPGGSTIITSVYQTILNVIEHGMTMQQAVNALKFHHQWMPDRTVYEPNAFNEKTVNALKSRSYIIDAQKGTLGRMDCIMLRSDGMLEGASDPRADNTSVGY, encoded by the coding sequence ATGAATAAAAACCTCGCCCTAATTACATTACTATTTGTAAGTTTAATTTTCTCTTGCACAAATAAACCTACTCAAACAACCAATGGCGTTTCAAGCGAACGCAAAGACCTTTTTGTTCTTTTCGAAGAAGACCCAAGTCAGAAAACATTTTTCTCCGACCGAAAAGGAGTTATAGGTAAAAATGGGATGGTAGCTTCAGCCCACCCTGACGCGTCAAAAGTAGGTGTAGAAATCATGAAAATGGGTGGCAACGCCGTTGATGCAGCCGTGGCTACACATTTTGCTTTAGCCGTGGTATTTCCATTTGCTGGGAATTTAGGTGGCGGTGGTTTTGCTGTTATCCGAGATAAAAATGGAAAAGCTTACACACTTGATTTCAGAGAAAAGGCACCTCTTAAAGCTCACCGAGATATGTATTTAGATGCCAAAGGTGACGTGATTCAGGGACTAAGCCTTTTAGGCCACTTAGCGAGTGGCGTGCCTGGTTCAGTTGATGGAATGGTTGAAATTCATAAAAAATTTGGAAAATTATCTTGGGAGAAAGTTATTCAACCTGCCATTGACCTTGCAGAAAATGGTGTAGTATTAACTGAAAGAGAAGCACTCGGACTCAATAATAACAAAGCGGCTTTTAGAAAAGTAAATGGAGAAAATACACCTTATTTTATGCACCCAGAAAATCGTGATTGGGTAAAAGGTGAAATATTAATTCAAAAAGATTTGGCTAAAACCTTACGTCTTATCCAACAAAAAGGTAGAAATGGCTTTTACGATGGAGAAGTGGCCGACCTATTAGTAAAGGAAATGCAAAAAGGTGGAGGAATAATCTCGCACGAAGACTTGAAAAAATATCATTCGGCATGGAGAGAACCCATCGTTGCCGATTATAAGAATAATTATAAAATCATTACAATGCCACCTTCTTCGAGTGGTGGCGTAGCTTTGGTCCAACTTCTGCGTTTAGTTGAGCAATACCCACTTCGTAAATGGGGCTTTAATTCTGATTCTACTGTACAGGTCATGATTGAAGCAGAACGCCGAGTTTATGCCGACCGTGCCAAATGGATGGGTGATATGGATTTCATTAAAGTACCAATGAAAGAGTTGATGAGCAGGGAATATTTGAAAAAACGTTGGTCAGATTTCAATTTTGCGAAAGCAACTGATAGTAAAAGCATTGATGGTGGTAAAATTCCAGGCTATGAGTCTAATGAAACTACACACTATTCAGTCGTTGATAAAGATGGAAATGCGGTTTCAATTACTACAACGCTTAATGGTGGTTATGGCAGTAAAGTTGTGGTAGCTGGGGCTGGATTTTTAATGAATAATGAAATGGACGATTTCAGTATTAAGGCTGGTGTGCCAAATATGTTTGGCTTACTTGGCAACAAAGCCAACGAAATTCAACCCGAAAAACGTATGCTTTCATCAATGACTCCAACAATCGTTGAAAAAGATGGAAAATTCCTGATGGCAGTTGGTACACCCGGAGGGTCTACCATCATCACCTCAGTTTATCAAACCATTTTAAACGTAATTGAACATGGAATGACTATGCAGCAGGCCGTTAACGCCTTAAAATTCCACCACCAATGGATGCCTGACCGCACAGTTTATGAACCCAATGCATTCAATGAGAAAACAGTCAATGCTTTAAAATCACGAAGTTATATTATTGATGCACAAAAAGGTACACTCGGAAGAATGGATTGCATTATGTTACGTTCGGATGGAATGCTTGAAGGAGCATCAGACCCAAGAGCTGATAATACAAGTGTAGGGTATTAA
- the dusB gene encoding tRNA dihydrouridine synthase DusB: MAKIGNIDLGEFPLLLAPMEDVSDPPFRLVCKENGADMMYTEFISSEGLIRNAAKSVQKLDIFEYERPIGIQLFGSDVETMGECSRIATEARPDLIDINYGCPVKNVACRGAGAALLQDIPKMAEMTASVVKNTHLPVTVKTRLGWNDETKNIEEVAERLQDVGIQALTVHGRTRAQMYKGEADWTLIAKIKENPRIKIPIFGNGDIDSPEKALDYRNRFGVDGIMIGRAAIGYPWIFNEIKHYFATGEKLAPPSIAQRVDAARKHLEFSIKWKNDRQGILEMRRHYSNYFKGLPNFKEYRMRLVLSLDFQEILSILDEVSVAYEGFILEKQQIKVEYAGVD, encoded by the coding sequence ATGGCAAAAATAGGCAATATAGATTTGGGGGAATTTCCACTTTTACTCGCACCGATGGAAGACGTGAGCGACCCACCCTTTCGTTTGGTTTGCAAAGAAAATGGTGCAGATATGATGTACACGGAATTCATTTCATCAGAGGGTTTGATTAGAAATGCAGCCAAAAGTGTACAAAAATTAGATATTTTCGAGTACGAACGTCCCATTGGTATTCAACTTTTCGGGAGTGACGTAGAAACGATGGGAGAATGTTCACGGATTGCCACCGAAGCACGCCCAGATTTAATTGATATTAACTATGGCTGTCCTGTAAAAAATGTTGCCTGTCGAGGAGCAGGAGCTGCCCTCTTGCAAGATATTCCGAAAATGGCAGAAATGACTGCCTCGGTTGTAAAGAATACCCATCTACCCGTAACAGTAAAAACACGTTTGGGCTGGAACGACGAAACCAAAAATATTGAAGAGGTAGCCGAACGCCTACAAGATGTTGGCATTCAAGCACTTACTGTTCATGGACGTACACGTGCACAGATGTATAAAGGTGAAGCCGATTGGACTTTAATCGCCAAAATTAAAGAGAACCCACGTATTAAGATTCCAATTTTTGGTAATGGCGATATTGATTCTCCTGAAAAAGCCCTCGATTATAGAAATAGATTTGGCGTTGATGGTATCATGATTGGCCGAGCAGCCATTGGTTATCCTTGGATTTTTAATGAAATCAAACATTATTTTGCAACAGGAGAAAAACTTGCCCCTCCGAGTATAGCTCAACGCGTAGATGCTGCACGAAAACATTTGGAGTTTTCAATCAAATGGAAAAATGACCGTCAAGGTATTTTAGAAATGCGACGCCACTACAGCAACTATTTCAAGGGTTTACCTAATTTCAAAGAATATCGTATGCGTCTAGTTCTCTCTCTTGATTTCCAAGAGATTTTATCAATCTTAGATGAAGTCTCGGTTGCATATGAAGGTTTTATCCTTGAAAAACAACAAATCAAAGTAGAATACGCTGGAGTAGATTAA
- the frr gene encoding ribosome recycling factor: MEEIELVLDMAKDSMERALKHTQIELSKIRAGRASVQMLDGIQVEYYGVPTPLAQVSSITAPDARTLAIKPFERKIINDIERAIINSNIGLSPANDGELIRLNIPPLTEERRKDLVKKAKGEIEIARVNVRKVRQEANEELKKIQKDGGSEDEVKKAEERVQKMTDSYIAKAEQLMADKEKDIMQV; this comes from the coding sequence ATGGAAGAAATAGAATTAGTACTCGATATGGCTAAAGATTCAATGGAACGTGCATTGAAACATACGCAAATCGAACTTTCGAAAATCAGAGCAGGGCGTGCATCAGTTCAGATGCTCGATGGTATTCAAGTAGAATATTATGGGGTACCAACTCCACTTGCACAGGTATCGTCTATCACCGCTCCTGATGCTCGTACATTGGCTATCAAACCCTTCGAGCGTAAAATCATCAATGATATTGAGCGTGCAATTATCAACTCAAATATCGGTCTTTCTCCTGCTAATGATGGTGAACTTATTCGTTTAAATATTCCACCACTTACTGAAGAGCGTCGTAAAGACCTTGTAAAGAAAGCAAAAGGTGAAATTGAAATAGCACGTGTAAATGTGCGTAAAGTACGTCAGGAAGCTAACGAAGAATTGAAAAAAATTCAGAAAGATGGTGGTTCGGAAGATGAAGTAAAAAAAGCAGAAGAGCGTGTACAGAAAATGACCGACAGCTATATTGCTAAAGCCGAACAATTAATGGCAGATAAAGAAAAAGATATCATGCAAGTTTAG
- a CDS encoding acetyl-CoA carboxylase biotin carboxyl carrier protein subunit, translated as MLKAIVNDQNFEISEDKEQILLNNQPFSWDFRDISDNHYHIIKDNQSYNAELVEANFAEKIFKIKINGTIHTVNLKNRTDLLLEKMGMSGTASAKINNLKAPMPGLIFDMKVKEGDEVKKGDVLLILVAMKMENAIKATGDGKVKNIKVNTGDSVEKGQLIMEFE; from the coding sequence ATGCTAAAAGCAATCGTCAACGACCAAAACTTTGAGATTTCTGAGGATAAAGAACAAATTCTATTAAATAATCAGCCTTTTTCTTGGGATTTCCGTGATATCTCTGATAATCACTACCATATTATCAAAGATAATCAATCGTATAATGCAGAACTCGTTGAGGCCAATTTTGCCGAAAAAATATTCAAAATAAAAATCAATGGCACAATTCATACCGTAAACTTGAAAAATCGTACGGATTTACTTTTAGAAAAAATGGGAATGAGTGGTACGGCTTCTGCTAAGATTAACAATCTCAAAGCTCCAATGCCAGGACTTATTTTTGATATGAAAGTAAAAGAAGGAGATGAAGTAAAAAAAGGGGATGTTCTTTTAATTTTAGTAGCCATGAAAATGGAAAATGCCATTAAAGCAACTGGCGATGGGAAAGTAAAAAATATCAAGGTAAATACTGGCGATAGCGTAGAAAAAGGTCAGTTAATTATGGAATTTGAATAA
- the ligA gene encoding NAD-dependent DNA ligase LigA, whose product MNPAERISELTEKLNYYNHRYYMDSVSEISDQEFDMLLKELENLENQYPYLKLPESPSHRVGGTITKNFASVEHRYPMLSLANTYNEQELLDFDERVRKGLNGESYEYICELKFDGISLSMTFENGVFVRGVTRGDGVKGDDITNNVKTIKTLPLKVKIPPSITTGIFEIRGEGFLPYSSFEKMNAEAEAAGEESYANARNAASGSFKLQDSAEVARRGLDAYVYQFLSDEEVFATHEESLIALKNLGFNVSQTWQKCHTIQDVIEYIKEWDEKRFSLPLATDGIVIKLNSIAQRAELGYTAKSPRWAIAYKYKAESKPAILKAVTYQVGRTGAITPVAELDNEKRNGKGIHLSGTTVKRASLHNANEIERLGLRIGDTVFVEKGGEIIPKVTAVDLSKRDMFNTQEIVYPNTCPECGAPLTRKDGEANHYCTNEKGCPPQIRGRIEHFIHRKAMNIDSLGEGKIELLYEKGLVKNITDLYDLTYEKLFGLEKITEDETTGKVRKVGFKEKTVQNILDGIEKSKQAPFKQVLFGIGIRYVGATVAEKLAGFFKNIDNIKAADYETLRTAPEIGDKIAQSIIEFFQVEENLELIEKLRNAGLQMAAQDEVKVIEGDQLVGKTFLYTGTFINFEREALEQKIEANGGKVVSGVSGKLDYLIVGDKPGSSKIEKAKKLNVKMISEEEFMAMLG is encoded by the coding sequence ATGAATCCTGCCGAACGCATTAGTGAACTGACCGAAAAACTCAATTACTATAATCATCGCTATTATATGGATAGCGTGTCGGAAATTTCTGACCAAGAGTTTGACATGCTCTTGAAAGAATTAGAAAATCTCGAAAATCAATATCCATACCTTAAACTTCCTGAATCGCCTTCGCACCGAGTAGGCGGAACAATCACGAAAAACTTTGCAAGCGTAGAGCACCGTTATCCAATGCTTTCGCTGGCCAACACCTATAATGAACAAGAGCTACTCGATTTTGATGAAAGAGTAAGAAAAGGCCTAAACGGAGAGAGTTATGAATATATTTGTGAATTAAAATTTGATGGTATATCCCTTTCAATGACCTTCGAAAACGGTGTTTTTGTTCGTGGCGTAACACGAGGTGATGGTGTTAAAGGCGATGATATTACTAATAATGTAAAAACTATCAAAACTTTGCCCCTGAAAGTCAAAATACCACCAAGCATCACAACTGGAATTTTTGAAATCAGAGGCGAAGGATTCCTGCCCTATTCTTCGTTTGAAAAAATGAATGCCGAAGCAGAAGCAGCTGGCGAAGAAAGCTATGCTAATGCAAGAAATGCTGCTTCAGGAAGCTTCAAATTACAAGATTCTGCTGAAGTTGCTCGCCGTGGTTTAGATGCCTACGTTTATCAATTTTTATCTGATGAAGAGGTTTTTGCAACGCATGAAGAAAGCTTAATCGCACTCAAAAACTTAGGTTTTAACGTCTCGCAAACTTGGCAAAAATGCCACACAATTCAAGATGTAATCGAGTATATCAAAGAATGGGATGAAAAACGCTTTTCTCTTCCATTAGCTACTGATGGCATTGTGATAAAACTGAATTCAATTGCCCAACGAGCCGAACTAGGTTACACAGCCAAAAGTCCAAGATGGGCCATTGCTTACAAATACAAAGCAGAATCAAAACCTGCTATTTTAAAAGCTGTAACCTATCAAGTAGGGCGTACCGGAGCGATTACACCAGTTGCCGAACTTGACAACGAAAAAAGAAATGGAAAAGGCATTCATCTTTCAGGAACAACCGTCAAGAGGGCTTCTTTACATAATGCCAACGAAATCGAACGCCTAGGTCTACGAATTGGTGACACCGTTTTTGTTGAAAAAGGTGGAGAAATCATTCCAAAAGTTACGGCCGTTGACTTATCGAAACGAGATATGTTCAATACACAAGAAATTGTATATCCAAACACTTGTCCTGAATGTGGTGCTCCACTTACACGCAAAGATGGAGAAGCCAATCATTACTGCACCAATGAGAAGGGTTGTCCTCCACAAATTCGAGGCAGAATTGAGCATTTCATTCACCGAAAAGCAATGAATATTGATAGTTTAGGTGAGGGTAAAATAGAACTATTATACGAAAAAGGCTTAGTAAAAAACATCACTGATTTATATGATTTGACCTATGAAAAACTCTTTGGACTTGAAAAAATAACCGAAGATGAAACAACAGGAAAGGTGAGAAAAGTAGGTTTTAAAGAGAAAACTGTTCAAAATATTCTTGATGGTATTGAAAAATCTAAGCAAGCACCTTTCAAACAAGTGTTATTTGGTATAGGTATCAGATATGTTGGAGCAACTGTTGCCGAAAAATTGGCAGGATTCTTTAAAAATATTGATAATATTAAAGCTGCCGACTACGAAACGCTACGTACTGCCCCAGAAATTGGCGATAAAATTGCTCAAAGTATCATAGAATTTTTCCAAGTAGAAGAAAATCTTGAACTCATTGAAAAACTTCGCAACGCAGGCCTACAAATGGCTGCACAAGATGAAGTAAAAGTAATTGAAGGCGACCAACTTGTAGGAAAAACATTTCTCTATACTGGTACTTTTATAAACTTTGAACGTGAAGCCCTCGAACAAAAAATTGAAGCGAATGGCGGTAAAGTAGTAAGTGGTGTATCTGGGAAATTGGATTACTTGATTGTAGGCGATAAACCGGGTTCATCTAAAATAGAAAAAGCTAAAAAACTCAACGTAAAAATGATTTCGGAAGAAGAGTTTATGGCGATGTTGGGGTAG
- a CDS encoding transmembrane 220 family protein encodes MDLKKIVLWFFVVVFFIFALVQYNDPDPYVWIPVYLIPTYLCYYKLQGKGDKLMYFGIGLLFLMWAINQFPPAWEGVLLNQGMKTVNIELGRESLGLGCCTVGMWICAVLKN; translated from the coding sequence ATGGATTTGAAAAAAATAGTACTCTGGTTCTTTGTGGTTGTGTTCTTTATTTTTGCTTTGGTGCAATATAATGACCCAGACCCTTACGTTTGGATTCCCGTTTATTTGATACCCACTTATTTGTGCTATTATAAATTACAAGGAAAAGGTGACAAGTTGATGTATTTTGGTATAGGTTTATTGTTTTTGATGTGGGCAATTAACCAATTCCCTCCTGCATGGGAAGGTGTTTTGTTGAATCAAGGTATGAAGACGGTCAATATCGAACTTGGGCGTGAGTCATTGGGCTTGGGTTGTTGTACTGTAGGTATGTGGATCTGTGCAGTGTTGAAGAATTAG